In the genome of Nycticebus coucang isolate mNycCou1 chromosome 12, mNycCou1.pri, whole genome shotgun sequence, one region contains:
- the LOC128561619 gene encoding hemoglobin subunit alpha-like codes for MSAARQGAPTGTWGIKARRLCYLGASDPDPQKEITMVLSPADKTNVKAAWEKVGSHAGDYGAEALERMFLSFPTTKTYFPHFDLSHGSAQVKAHGKKVADALTNAVSHVDDMPSALSALSDLHAHKLRVDPVNFKLLSHCLLVTLACHHPADFTPAVHASLDKFLASVSTVLTSKYR; via the exons ATGAGCGCTGCCCGGCAGGGCGCGCCCACTGGTACCTGGGGCATAAAGGCGCGGCGGCTCTGCTACTTGGGCGCTTCTGATCCTGACCctcagaaggaaatcaccatggTGCTGTCTCCCGCGGACAAGACCAATGTCAAGGCTGCCTGGGAAAAGGTTGGCAGCCATGCTGGCGACTATGGCGCGGAGGCCCTGGAGAG GATGTTCCTGTCCTTCCCCACCACCAAGACCTACTTCCCCCACTTCGACCTGAGCCACGGCTCCGCCCAGGTCAAGGCCCATGGCAAGAAGGTGGCAGATGCGCTGACCAACGCCGTGTCCCATGTGGACGACATGCCCTCTGCCCTGTCTGCTCTGAGTGACCTGCATGCGCACAAGCTGAGAGTGGATCCGGTCAACTTCAAG CTCCTGAGCCACTGCCTGCTGGTGACCCTGGCCTGTCACCACCCCGCAGACTTCACTCCTGCGGTCCACGCCTCCTTGGACAAGTTCCTGGCTTCTGTGAGCACCGTGCTGACCTCCAAATACCGTTAA
- the HBQ1 gene encoding hemoglobin subunit theta-1, whose product MELSAADRALLRALWKKLGSNVGVYATEALERMFLSFPFTKTYFPLLDLSPGSAQVKAHGQKVADALTLAVDHLDDLSNAFSALSDLHTCKLRVDPANFKLLGHCLLVTLARHYPGDFSPALQASLDKFLSHVIWALTSKYR is encoded by the exons ATGGAATTGTCGGCGGCCGACCGGGCGCTACTGCGCGCCCTCTGGAAGAAGTTGGGCAGCAACGTCGGCGTCTACGCGACCGAGGCTCTGGAGAG GATGTTCCTGTCCTTTCCCTTCACCAAGACCTACTTCCCCCTCCTGGACCTGAGCCCTGGCTCTGCCCAGGTCAAAGCTCACGGCCAGAAGGTGGCCGATGCGCTGACTCTCGCAGTTGACCACCTTGACGACTTGTCCAACGCCTTCTCGGCTCTGAGCGACTTGCACACGTGTAAGCTGAGAGTGGACCCGGCCAACTTCAAG CTCCTGGGCCACTGTCTGTTGGTGACCCTCGCCCGGCACTACCCCGGAGACTTCAGCCCCGCCCTGCAGGCATCGCTGGACAAGTTTCTGAGCCATGTGATCTGGGCACTGACCTCCAAGTATCGCTAA